Proteins from a genomic interval of Zingiber officinale cultivar Zhangliang chromosome 2A, Zo_v1.1, whole genome shotgun sequence:
- the LOC122043032 gene encoding CBS domain-containing protein CBSX6-like, which yields MIITIINSETVRRECRFHTGICTRAPFRHEGWIPRSENGVKLWVERLILICYFHAPITNLANRKPLLFSPSRLRSPPPPPPPARGSAIFMAFVFHNHAAGDLTLGKPELVEFSEAETLEAAVWAIAASPEATIPVWRKRSPAEDAAGIPCSDRFLGMINSLEVAAFLARTGGDHDRAMRTPVSEVVTPNPSLLKEVDPRVRLVDVLEVMKTGVRCLLVRKSSSGLESIATKASDNARPSTSSSSHHDDRFCCLSREDVVRFLIGHLGALAPIPLSSISSLGAFSPHYSHIEASSPAMRALAKMPNDPCAIAVVETNPDGTHRILGDISAYKLWKCDCPAAAWALRCLSAGQFGMGVEDGDSSRAEDASNGGAGGRPRSMRWGASKPLRCKDTSSLAAVMAQMLSHRATHVWVVDAESEDDTLVGVVSYTDILDAVARYPTIMRPRNI from the exons ATGATCATCACGATCATCAACTCCGAAACCGTCCGCCGAGAATGCCGTTTCCACACCGGCATCTGTACCAGAGCACCCTTTCGGCACGAAGGGTGGATCCCACGTTCGGAAAATGGAGTGAAATTGTGGGTAGAGCGGTTAATTCTTATCTGCTATTTTCATGCCCCCATCACAAACTTGGCCAATCGAAAGCCCCTCCTTTTTTCCCCATCTCGACTCCgatcgcctcctcctcctcctcctccggcgAGAGGCAGCGCCATTTTTATGGCCTTCGTGTTCCACAACCATGCAGCGGGCGATCTGACGCTGGGGAAGCCGGAGCTCGTGGAGTTCTCGGAGGCGGAGACGCTGGAGGCCGCCGTCTGGGCCATCGCTGCGTCCCCCGAGGCCACGATCCCTGTCTGGCGCAAGCGCTCTCCGGCCGAGGATGCAGCCGGGATCCCGTGCTCCGATAGGTTTTTGGGGATGATCAACTCGCTGGAGGTGGCCGCCTTCCTCGCTAGGACCGGCGGCGATCACGACCGCGCCATGCGGACGCCGGTCTCGGAGGTCGTCACGCCCAATCCCAGCCTCCTGAAGGAGGTGGATCCCCGCGTGAG GTTAGTCGATGTTCTTGAGGTGATGAAGACAGGAGTTAGATGTTTGCTCGTGCGCAAAAGCTCAAGCGGCCTAGAATCCATAGCCACCAAAGCGAGCGACAACGCTCGACCTTCCACTTCGTCTTCTTCGCACCACGACGACAGGTTCTGCTGCCTCTCCCGCGAAGACGTCGTACGGTTCCTGATCGGCCACCTCGGCGCTCTCGCTCCCATTCCGCTCTCCTCCATCTCTTCCCTCGGAGCTTTCTCCCCGCACTACTCCCACATCGAAGCCTCTTCCCCCGCCATGCGAGCCCTCGCCAAGATGCCGAACGACCCCTGCGCCATTGCAGTGGTGGAGACGAACCCCGACGGCACTCACAGGATTCTCGGCGACATCTCGGCCTACAAGCTTTGGAAATGCGACTGCCCGGCCGCCGCGTGGGCCTTGAGGTGCCTGTCCGCGGGGCAGTTCGGGATGGGCGTGGAGGACGGCGACAGTTCACGGGCAGAGGATGCGTCGAACGGCGGCGCCGGGGGGAGGCCGAGGAGCATGCGTTGGGGGGCGAGCAAGCCGCTGAGGTGCAAGGACACGAGCTCGCTGGCGGCGGTGATGGCTCAGATGCTGTCGCACAGAGCCACGCACGTCTGGGTGGTCGACGCGGAGTCGGAGGACGACACCTTGGTGGGTGTGGTCTCGTACACCGACATCTTGGACGCCGTCGCCA